One region of Phoenix dactylifera cultivar Barhee BC4 unplaced genomic scaffold, palm_55x_up_171113_PBpolish2nd_filt_p 000761F, whole genome shotgun sequence genomic DNA includes:
- the LOC120107091 gene encoding LOW QUALITY PROTEIN: dehydrodolichyl diphosphate synthase CPT3-like (The sequence of the model RefSeq protein was modified relative to this genomic sequence to represent the inferred CDS: inserted 1 base in 1 codon), with product METQRENSASNLLGGVWCFLRKCLFXVLSFGPMPNHIAFIMDGNRRYAKSRRVKQGNGHRAGFTALTSVLQYCYEMGVKYVTVYAFSIENFKRQPDEVQSLMDLMKQKIDELLKEESIVNKYRIRINFWGNLSLLSEPVRLAAEKAMASTARNTGPVFSVCVAYTSTNEIMHAVEESCVEKRGRIRKGYNNGYKDESVQADNKDSVISVTDLERHLYTSDCPDPDIVIRTSGETRLSNFLLWQTTFSHLQNPVPLWPEFSFRHLVWAILEYQRIYPYLEQRRTSSKEKN from the exons ATGGAGACGCAACGTGAAAACAGTGCATCCAATCTCCTTGGTGGTGTTTGGTGCTTTCTCCGTAAATGCCTCT TTGTGCTCTCTTTTGGTCCAATGCCTAACCATATTGCGTTTATCATGGATGGAAATCGTAGATATGCCAAGAGCAGGAGAGTCAAACAGGGTAATGGTCACAGGGCTGGTTTCACAGCTCTCACATCTGTTCTCCAATACTGTTATGAGATGGGTGTGAAGTATGTGACTGTATATGCTTTCAGTATTGAAAATTTTAAACGACAACCTGATGAGGTGCAGTCGTTGATGGACTTAATGAAGCAAAAGATCGATGAATTGCTAAAGGAAGAGAGCATTGTGAACAAATACAGAATTAGGATTAATTTTTGGGGAAACCTGAGTCTTTTGAGCGAGCCGGTAAGATTAGCAGCTGAAAAGGCAATGGCAAGCACTGCCAGGAACACGGGACCAGTGTTTTCAGTATGTGTGGCCTACACGTCGACGAATGAGATTATGCATGCTGTTGAAGAATCATGTGTAGAAAAGAGGGGCAGAATACGGAAAGGGTATAATAATGGTTATAAAGATGAATCAGTTCAGGCAGATAACAAGGATAGTGTGATTTCAGTCACTGATTTGGAGCGGCACTTGTACACGTCTGATTGCCCTGATCCTGATATTGTGATCAGGACATCGGGAGAAACTCGGCTGAGTAATTTCCTTCTCTGGCAAACTACTTTTAGCCACTTGCAAAATCCAGTCCCTTTATGGCCAGAGTTCTCTTTTAGGCACCTCGTTTGGGCCATTTTAGAATACCAGAGGATCTACCCTTATCTAGAACAGAGGAGAACTTCGAGTAAAGAGAAAAATTGA
- the LOC120107092 gene encoding glycine-rich cell wall structural protein 2-like produces the protein MASRSSTRLLALALIVLLSVGLTSAARSLTGISSGGGGGSGGGGGGGVSGGGSGSGYGEGAGGGVGGGYGKGGGGGGGGGKGGGEGSGSGSGYGSGSGYGSGAGGGAYGGGYGSGGGGGAGGGSGGGHGSGSGSGYGLGGGTGYGAGGAHGGGYGSGGGGGGGGGSGSGSGSGYGHGYGSGYGSGGGGN, from the exons ATGGCTAGTCGTAGTAGCACTAGGCTTTTGGCCCTTGCCCTCATTGTCCTCCTAAGCGTTGGGCTCACTTCTGCCGCTAGATCCCTCACCGGAATCAGCAGTGGTGGTGGCGGTGGAagtggtggcggcggcggcggcggcgtctCTGGCGGTGGTTCTGGGTCTGGTTACGGTGAGGGTGCTGGCGGAGGAGTTGGTGGAGGATACGGGAAGGGaggcggtggtggtggaggtggtggAAAAGGCGGTGGCGAGGGCTCGGGCTCTGGGTCCGGGTACGGCTCTGGTTCGGGCTATGGGTCCGGTGCTGGCGGGGGTGCATATGGTGGAGGCTACGGGAGTGGCGGAG GTGGTGGTGCTGGCGGCGGCTCCGGCGGAGGGCATGGAAGCGGGAGTGGATCGGGATACGGCTTAGGAGGTGGTACCGGGTATGGTGCCGGCGGTGCCCATGGCGGAGGCTATGGCagtggcggcggcggtggaggcggcggcgggTCCGGCAGTGGCTCCGGCTCCGGCTATGGGCACGGTTACGGTTCCGGCTATGGAAGTGGTGGGGGCGGAAACTGA
- the LOC103711169 gene encoding glycine-rich cell wall structural protein 2-like encodes MASRSSTRLLALALIVLLSVGLTSAARSLTGISGGGGGGSGGGGGFGGGSGSGYGKGYGEGYGEGAGGGVGGGYGKGGGGGGGGGKGGGEGEGTGSGYGSGSGYGSGAGGGAHGGGYGSGGGGGAGGGSGGGHGSGSGSGYGSGGGSGYGAGGAHGGGYGSGGGGGGGGGSGSGSGSGYGHGYGSGYGSGGGGN; translated from the coding sequence ATGGCTAGTCGTAGTAGCACTAGGCTTTTGGCTCTTGCCCTCATTGTCCTCCTAAGCGTTGGGCTCACTTCTGCCGCTAGATCCCTCACCGGAATCAGCGGTGGAGGTGGCGGTGGaagtggtggtggtggcggcTTTGGCGGTGGTTCTGGGTCTGGTTACGGTAAGGGATATGGTGAGGGATACGGTGAGGGTGCTGGCGGAGGAGTTGGTGGAGGATACGGGAAgggaggtggtggtggcggaGGTGGTGGAAAAGGCGGTGGCGAGGGCGAGGGCACTGGGTCCGGGTATGGCTCTGGTTCGGGCTACGGGTCCGGTGCTGGTGGTGGTGCACATGGTGGAGGCTACGGGAGTGGCGGAGGTGGTGGTGCTGGCGGCGGCTCCGGCGGAGGGCATGGAAGCGGGAGTGGATCGGGATATGGCTCAGGAGGTGGTTCCGGGTATGGTGCTGGCGGTGCCCATGGCGGAGGCTATGGCagtggcggcggcggtggaggcggcggcgggTCCGGCAGTGGCTCCGGCTCCGGCTATGGGCACGGTTACGGTTCCGGCTATGGAAGTGGTGGGGGTGGAAACTGA